One window of Scheffersomyces stipitis CBS 6054 chromosome 1, whole genome shotgun sequence genomic DNA carries:
- the HTD1 gene encoding hemolysin III domain membrane protein (conserved hypothetical integral membrane protein), giving the protein NRRLYFYHELDEWQQDNHFIRSGYVKETSSYRECVQSLTYFHNETVNIYSHLIPSSLVFWGVLIYVNFYLKIYDNYLGVWEKANFLQFAGACWFCLFMSSTFHCIKSHSHKISRFGNQLDYFGIVILITCSLNSIVMFAFYDHPYYRDALVAMFVLLGTICTIMTLHPKFSTSEYRPLRSTMFILFGLSGVTPVLLAGYTFGWKATTERVNVLWLVLEGLFYIGGAVLYALRVPERFTHTEEHETFHLVSGEPLPGRFDLIGHSHQIFHIMVVIAAFCHWLALVGCYHYLHQHILE; this is encoded by the coding sequence aataGGCGTCTTTACTTCTACCATGAGCTCGATGAATGGCAACAAGATAACCACTTCATTCGCTCAGGTTACGTCAAGGAAACATCATCATACCGCGAGTGTGTTCAGTCACTCACGTATTTTCACAACGAAACTGTCAATATCTACTCGCATCTTATTCCTTCTTCGCTAGTGTTCTGGGGGGTTCTTATATATGTAAACTTTTACCTAAAAATCTATGACAACTACCTTGGGGTATGGGAGAAGGCAAACTTCCTTCAGTTTGCCGGTGCCTGCTGGTTCTGTTTGTTTATGTCGTCCACTTTTCATTGTATCAAGTCACATTCCCATAAGATTAGTCGGTTTGGTAACCAGCTTGACTACTTCGGCATTGTAATTCTCATCACCTGTTCGTTGAACTCGATCGTGATGTTTGCTTTCTACGACCATCCATACTACCGTGATGCACTTGTGGCGATGTTTGTATTGTTGGGAACGATCTGTACCATCATGACTCTTCATCCCAAATTCTCAACCTCCGAGTATCGTCCCTTACGTTCAACTATGTTCATCCTTTTCGGTTTATCGGGGGTTActcctgttcttcttgctgGGTATACGTTCGGCTGGAAAGCCACCACTGAAAGAGTCAACGTTCTCTGGCTAGTACTCGAAGGATTGTTCTACATAGGTGGTGCCGTTCTATATGCACTTAGAGTGCCTGAGCGATTCACACATACCGAGGAACACGAAACTTTTCACCTTGTGCTGGGTGAACCACTCCCAGGAAGATTCGATCTCATTGGCCATTCCCATCAGATATTCCATATCATGGTGGTCATTGCAGCCTTCTGTCACTGGCTTGCTCTTGTGGGCTGCTACCATTATCTACACCAACACATCTTAGAGTGA
- the ARG2 gene encoding acetylglutamate synthase, producing MSKLKNLNREFISNLKSHKLITDAKRNLILSILKSTTTKREARNYLNKYQNQFDFGDLKISSSAKYEQDVSKLTKRDSQRELFVNRYLNKQNPFINIYDDETKLKKIPLRVALFKLKFLNIDPKEWRGIAETFKRLVNLGISPIVFLDYDHLPTDSFKYNELYMINQVNKVMNYLGKPEEEGNLKTTVLRSLFTVENKERGPVINSLESILIPLYQGIIPFIQPIIYNAESTFQQFINSNQLLYSLCESLLDKKDLLSVEKIVMIDPIGGIPSVERNQTSHVFINLSQEYSDIVSELYIGHIEPDQRDLHLANLNTMHEILTLASSKSGNDDTTGIITTPFIMSVNDDLINPIIYNVLTDRPIISSSLPSSNNRTPQLSTSILKKGVDVRSYDADNYARKFTLHNLIEDELVDKNRLVALLDDSFGKNLDTDSYFDRINNSLATLVIVGDYDGAAIITWEYSGTNKIAYLDKFAIAKKNQGLPGLADVIFKIILSSHPHELIWRSRKVNPVNKWYFERCVGSMSSPESQWRIFYTGDIFNRRIDKRRKRIVGSEAVNISDKLVQYSEICEGIPPSFFSSKE from the coding sequence ATGAGtaaattgaagaatttgaaccGAGAATTCatctccaacttgaaaagtCACAAGCTCATAACCGATGCTAAACGGAACTTAATACTCTCCATCCTCAAATCTACTACTACCAAGAGGGAAGCCCGGAATTACCTCAATAAGTACCAGAACCAGTTTGATTTTGGCGATTTGAAGATCTCGTCATCAGCAAAATACGAGCAGGATGtttccaaattgacaaaAAGAGACTCCCAGCGTGAGTTGTTTGTCAACAGGTACTTGAACAAACAGAATCCATTCATCAATATCTACGATGATGAGACCAAACTCAAAAAAATCCCTTTGAGAGTAgcattgttcaagttgaaatttctCAACATCGATCCCAAAGAATGGCGTGGCATTGCCGAGACTTTCAAGCGATTGGTAAATTTGGGAATTTCGCCCATAGTGTTTCTAGATTATGACCATCTTCCCACAGACTCGTTCAAGTATAACGAATTGTATATGATTAATCAGGTCAATAAGGTCATGAACTACCTTGGAAAAcccgaagaagaaggaaaccTAAAAACGACGGTTTTGCGGTCATTATTCACTGTCGAGAACAAAGAAAGGGGTCCAGTAATTAATAGTTTGGAATCTATATTGATTCCCTTGTATCAGGGAATTATTCCTTTTATCCAGCCCATCATTTACAATGCTGAGAGTACATTTCAGCAGTTTATCAACTCGAATCAGCTTTTGTACAGCTTGTGTGAATCgttgttggacaagaagGATCTTCTCTCAGTGGAGAAAATAGTCATGATTGATCCTATTGGAGGAATTCCCTCGGTTGAAAGAAACCAGACGAGCCACGTATTTATCAACTTGTCTCAAGAATACTCGGATATAGTTTCCGAATTGTATATTGGACATATTGAGCCTGATCAACGTGATTTGCATCTTGCCAACTTGAATACCATGCATGAAATCTTGACACTAGCTTCCTCCAAATCGGGCAATGATGACACGACGGGGATCATCACCACTCCATTCATCATGTCTGTCAATGATGATCTCATCAATCCGATTATTTATAATGTTTTGACGGATAGGCCCATCATCTCTTCATCTCTACCTAGCTCCAACAACAGGACACCACAGCTTTCAACTTctattttgaagaaagGAGTGGATGTGCGATCGTACGATGCCGACAACTATGCGAGAAAGTTCACTTTGCATAATTTaatagaagatgaactcGTAGACAAAAATAGGTTGGTAGCTCTTCTAGATGATTCGTTCGGCAAGAACTTGGACACAGATTCTTATTTTGATAGAATCAATAATTCGCTAGCTACCCTTGTCATTGTAGGGGATTACGACGGTGCTGCTATCATCACTTGGGAGTATAGTGGTACCAACAAGATCGCGtacttggacaagttcGCCatagcaaagaagaaccaagGATTACCTGGATTGGCAGATgtgatcttcaagataatTCTCCTGTCGCATCCCCATGAGTTGATATGGAGATCTCGGAAAGTAAACCCTGTCAATAAGTGGTACTTTGAGAGATGTGTAGGCTCCATGAGTTCACCTGAGTCCCAATGGAGAATCTTTTACACGGGTGATATTTTCAACCGCAGAATCgacaagagaagaaagagaatagTTGGGAGTGAAGCTGTAAACATTTCAGACAAATTGGTGCAATACAGTGAAATTTGTGAAGGCATTCctccttctttcttttcgtcTAAGGAATGA
- the PSF2 gene encoding subunit of GINS complex required for chromosomal DNA replication (replication complex GINS protein PSF2 (Partner of Sld five 2) subunit of GINS complex required for chromosomal DNA replication), with the protein MRRERVPLWVAVILKSQNKCSIVPPKWMSLAYLTEKHEEEIRKPGMFSDLPWNWLEVSKMLLSKASDDLSDPSHQLRSIIQDLREIRLVKSRKGLRELNESNIQLNGLSLMEINELRPFVLTVMNKLRKLHDTKSGRNAEAEEMDVEDEDD; encoded by the coding sequence atgagaagagaaagagtgCCTTTATGGGTAGCTGTGATTCTCAAGTCACAGAACAAGTGTAGTATAGTACCTCCTAAATGGATGAGCTTGGCCTACTTGACCGAGAAACACGaggaagaaatcagaaagcCTGGCATGTTCAGCGACCTTCCGTGGAATTGGCTTGAAGTGTCAAAGATGTTGCTTTCTAAAGCTTCTGACGATTTGTCAGATCCTTCGCATCAATTGAGATCTATAATTCAAGATCTAAGAGAAATCAGACTAGTCAAGTCCAGAAAGGGTTTAAGAGAGTTGAACGAATCCAACATCCAGTTGAATGGGTTGTCACTCATGGAAATCAACGAATTGCGTCCGTTTGTGTTGACCGTGATGAACAAGTTGCGAAAGCTACACGATACCAAGTCTGGCAGAAatgctgaagctgaagagATGGAtgtagaagacgaagatgactag